The following proteins come from a genomic window of Aspergillus oryzae RIB40 DNA, chromosome 4:
- a CDS encoding ribulose-phosphate 3-epimerase RPE1 (D-ribulose-5-phosphate 3-epimerase), which yields MSPPAIIAPSILSADFASLGSECSTKMAQGSDWLHVDIMDGHFVPNITFGAPVVTKIRSHVDRPTQPHGRGTFDCHMMIMEEFKNAGCDLYCFHYEAAVASVAATEPADSTTTRKTSPKELIRYIHEEGMQAGIAIKPDTPVDVLWEILESKDEKERPDMVLVMTVYPGFGGQKFMASELPKVQALRERYPNLNIEVDGGLGLGTVDQAAEAGANVIVAGSAVFGAQDPADVIAKLREAVNKRQKL from the exons ATGTCCCCGCCAGCGATCATTGCCCCATCCATCCTGAGCGCGGATTTCGCGTCTCTGGGAAGCGAATGCTCGACGAAGATGGCCCAGGGATCAGACTGGCTCCATGTCGACATCATGGACGGTCACTTCGTCCCTAATATCACCTTCGGAGCTCCCGTGGTCACCAAGATCCGGTCTCACGTTGACCGTCCAACTCAGCCCCATGGCCGGGGCACCTTTGACTGTCATATGATGATCATGGAG GAGTTCAAGAACGCCGGATGCGACCTCTACTGTTTCCACTACGAAGCCGCCGTGGCTTCCGTCGCAGCTACCGAGCCTGCCGACTCAACAACCACTCGCAAGACGAGCCCAAAGGAATTAATCCGTTATATCCACGAGGAGGGCATGCAAGCCGGTATTGCTATCAAGCCAGACACACCGGTCGACGTACTGTGGGAGATTCTCGAGAgcaaagacgagaaagaacgCCCAGAT ATGGTCCTCGTCATGACCGTGTACCCCGGCTTTGGTGGCCAGAAATTCATGGCCTCTGAGCTGCCCAAGGTCCAGGCTCTCCGTGAGCGATACCCTAATTTGAACATCGAGGTTGATGGCGGACTGGGGCTCGGGACGGTGGACCAGGCCGCTGAAGCAGGAGCCAATGTGATTGTCGCTGGTTCGGCAGTTTTTGGCGCCCAAGATCCTGCCGACGTCATCGCAAAGCTTCGCGAAGCTGTTAACAAACGCCAAAAGCTCTAA
- a CDS encoding uncharacterized protein (predicted protein) produces MTESLRSATARCPPPRQARGTRLNTIIEDSREGQYSETPRQREAVSNKNASQPQLRLKTSGLALASRLNRLLSPLSAGTTSSCSDTEWQNQMQTFDDLYDATDEESEMSDECTSISSTRPTSMTTPTTRNSVSPTSRNRYPSLTIPSSTTWPSLQGAPKSSPIPPTPPPKIPVSPAALSMLGHSVPAVHAPPSLDGSVSSDQVSNISAPATPDVQSLPDNDWNPHEILVRPDLEDEEDVDLQNPETSSDLQSIEIAIENTEEDWRQFLGNFPRIPDQVRSPVVANPVREDTPSDTGVHLPEDALAMLRHIPLDVTPDPWSETSESNEEMWQIETPERPRSADDATPASDLSGYSFSSLSIPSPGGFFASLGPRARHTWSIPKLNNIPSSAIAERFYDLPFTRTEGEIVEQIIECPQVSTDEQLTAVYDPNGPPTAIRIPSEEPESHLEHAESPVSDDVDGVYEIARQGMYNPEERDENYEDELQKKAMASLDRTSVWLAAQASYLAALCETNPANTPVSEREDCMAIAQSVTQAVAQVVSKKSVRFDETVPEAPSSQPSALASKDSIYWRGFQSIRRCASDIDTFMHRTMRFDAVQSIRLGLPNMHTNSLLGNYELVRPERPPYRGPFSQAPRDSVVGSILEEKAQFSMLEKEQLVLTQISEPLWAMDALRYLNGGHLIASPALRRLAKSRSVSAKPQRSGSRRIRVLDLGGHASCEWAWQIAHDYPNVKVYTVFTEHQAVNRGIKGPANHRQISVQSLWQLPFSNNKFDVISTRSLPALLKSERSSGDQQDEYDLCLKECRRCLKPGGYLEFFVMDAQISRAGPYASATSVEFTYNLKTRGYDPNPTKTFLGRLQKSGFVRIKRAWMFLPMGNEPAVSAVPRETPEPRVKSHISECEAVQGPVGSTADAASVTGLFGGWIWEQWLLKLQIEMGREQGRLLEGIGSVFDEGRKNGVGWTCLSGWAMKPRQKKPNGSQKNRDS; encoded by the coding sequence ATGACTGAGTCATTGCGCTCCGCAACAGCCAGATGCCCGCCTCCTCGGCAGGCCCGAGGGACGAGGCTTAATACCATAATTGAAGATTCTCGCGAGGGGCAATACTCAGAAACCCCGCGCCAGCGGGAAGCTGTCTCAAACAAGAATGCTTCTCAGCCACAGTTAAGATTGAAGACCAGTGGTCTGGCGCTGGCGTCTAGACTAAACCGTCTGCTGTCTCCCTTATCTGCTGGAACTACCTCCTCTTGCTCAGATACAGAATGGCAAAATCAAATGCAAACATTTGATGATCTGTATGATGCGACCGACGAGGAATCAGAGATGAGTGATGAGTGCACTTCGATCTCTAGCACTCGCCCAACAAGTATGACGACCCCTACGACGAGAAATTCGGTTTCTCCCACTAGTCGCAATCGCTATCCCAGTCTTACGATTCCTTCGTCCACTACGTGGCCGTCTCTTCAGGGTGCACCTAAAAGTTCACCAATTCCCCCAACGCCGCCCCCCAAGATCCCGGTTTCCCCGGCAGCTTTATCAATGCTTGGCCATTCTGTGCCGGCTGTGCATGCGCCTCCGTCGCTGGATGGCAGTGTCTCATCGGATCAAGTCTCCAACATTAGTGCTCCAGCTACTCCAGACGTCCAGTCACTTCCTGATAATGACTGGAATCCGCATGAAATTCTTGTACGACCAGAcctcgaagatgaagaagatgtagaTCTTCAGAATCCAGAGACAAGCTCAGATTTGCAAAGTATTGAAATTGCAATTGAAAACACTGAAGAGGATTGGCGGCAGTTTCTCGGAAACTTCCCTCGAATTCCTGACCAAGTGAGATCGCCAGTCGTTGCCAACCCTGTCCGCGAAGATACACCGTCTGACACAGGCGTGCATCTTCCTGAAGATGCGTTGGCAATGTTGAGACACATTCCGCTGGATGTGACCCCGGATCCTTGGTCAGAGACTTCTGAAAGCAACGAAGAGATGTGGCAGATCGAAACACCGGAGCGACCACGCAGTGCTGACGATGCGACCCCCGCATCAGATCTCTCTGGATATAGCTTCAGTAGTCTCAGTATACCTTCTCCTGgtggcttctttgcctctcttgGCCCGAGAGCTCGCCACACTTGGTCGATCCCCAAATTAAACAACATTCCTTcatctgccattgctgagagGTTCTACGATCTACCCTTCACCCGGACCGAAGGAGAAATCGTTGAGCAAATCATTGAATGTCCCCAAGTGTCAACTGACGAGCAGCTAACAGCTGTGTATGATCCAAATGGACCACCGACTGCGATCAGAATCCCATCTGAAGAGCCGGAGTCACATTTAGAACATGCAGAAAGCCCAGTTAGTGACGACGTCGATGGTGTGTATGAGATTGCAAGACAAGGCATGTATAATCCGGAGGAGCGAGATGAGAACTATGAAGATGAATTGCAAAAGAAGGCCATGGCAAGCTTAGACCGAACTAGTGTCTGGCTCGCAGCACAAGCTTCCTATCTTGCTGCCCTGTGTGAAACAAATCCCGCCAATACCCCGGTAAGCGAAAGAGAAGACTGTATGGCGATCGCGCAAAGTGTCACACAAGCCGTAGCTCAGGTCGTTTCCAAAAAGTCCGTCCGATTTGATGAGACAGTCCCGGAAGCCCCCAGCTCCCAGCCTTCTGCATTAGCAAGCAAGGATTCGATCTATTGGAGGGGGTTCCAGTCAATCCGGCGATGTGCTAGCGACATAGACACTTTCATGCACCGAACCATGCGCTTCGACGCTGTGCAATCCATTCGGCTGGGTTTGCCTAATATGCATACAAATAGTTTATTGGGCAACTACGAATTAGTCCGTCCCGAACGACCTCCTTACAGAGGTCCATTCTCTCAAGCACCCCGCGATTCAGTTGTGGGTTCCATcttggaggaaaaggcacaGTTCTCCATGCTGGAGAAGGAGCAATTAGTGCTTACCCAGATTAGCGAGCCTCTGTGGGCAATGGACGCTCTTCGGTACCTCAACGGCGGTCACCTGATTGCTAGTCCTGCTTTAAGGAGACTTGCTAAGTCGAGGTCAGTCTCAGCAAAACCTCAAAGATCAGGCTCACGTCGCATTAGAGTTCTGGACCTTGGGGGCCATGCTTCGTGTGAGTGGGCATGGCAGATTGCACATGACTACCCTAATGTCAAGGTTTACACCGTCTTCACCGAGCATCAAGCGGTTAACCGTGGCATCAAGGGGCCCGCGAACCACCGTCAGATCTCTGTTCAAAGTCTGTGGCAACTACCATTCTCTAACAACAAGTTTGATGTGATCTCTACTCGCTCACTGCCTGCCTTATTGAAGAGCGAACGTTCCTCCGGTGATCAGCAAGACGAGTATGACCTTTGCCTTAAAGAATGCCGTCGCTGCCTCAAGCCAGGGGGATACCTGGAGTTCTTCGTCATGGATGCGCAAATATCGCGCGCAGGGCCTTACGCATCTGCCACGTCGGTTGAGTTCACATACAACCTCAAGACGCGGGGCTACGACCCAAATCCTACCAAGACCTTCCTCGGGCGTCTGCAGAAAAGCGGTTTTGTACGGATCAAACGAGCTTGGATGTTCTTACCAATGGGCAATGAGCCTGCAGTTTCAGCTGTTCCCAGGGAGACACCCGAGCCAAGAGTCAAGAGCCACATCAGCGAGTGTGAAGCGGTTCAAGGCCCGGTCGGCAGCACAGCTGATGCTGCGAGTGTCACTGGTTTGTTTGGCGGGTGGATTTGGGAACAATGGCTTCTCAAGTTGCAAATTGAGATGGGTCGAGAGCAGGGGAGGTTGCTAGAGGGAATTGGAAGCGTTTTCGACGAAGGCCGCAAGAACGGCGTTGGTTGGACATGCTTGTCCGGTTGGGCGATGAAGCCGAGACAGAAGAAGCCAAACGGGTCTCAAAAGAACCGTGACAGTTAA
- a CDS encoding DNA cross-link repair protein PSO2 (predicted hydrolase involved in interstrand cross-link repair), whose protein sequence is MSTRMRHGLLAGALQFRYHSVVPVKKGSTPSKPSSRSKQPSSVKRNSSLLNFFQKADGPPQATSRQSRITQFATKVDRPTGSGHNSPSLRREDSSKSNGGGGLFLDERNGKKSASLDPSTPPRSRSRTPDDIWGEDDGSIVAPKEEEDRYNENGSAVKKRKVESESDSPRTEQVKDEASATTPAPAKSRQVSGPFIDESDSEEDLAAFGDFSDEPAMLKNAEAVKDAAGTDNDRKDDDRTSDVAVPPLVREATSHFEDNELANFDDLEEDEVRGEGGLLDQENDDEGPEETIFGFDDSNDSPAPEECEVDPGGGVAVCPICQIELVGLSDVDVSVHVNDCLDGKPAIVLPKPKTDTSAKALTRAELASIARPPQNDPYSSGTSKSSSAFSKLMAGNAEDTAWTAAAASEVKSKGKQAYQRTCPFYKIIPGFSICVDAFRYGAVEGCNAYFLSHYHSDHYIGLTASWRHGPIYCSKATGNLVRQQLKVDPRWVVDLEFEKTTEVPNTGVQVTLIEANHCPGSAIFLFEKAMGSGQSKRIQRVLHCGDFRASPTHVQHALLRPEIVDSVTGQKRQQRIDVCYLDTTYLSPKYSFPSQIDVIEACAELCASLDRGEDEGPAPWQSGKASKEGGGIMSKFFNSVTGSGKSQERSSRPQGRLLVVIGTYSIGKERICLAIARALKSKIYATAGKQRVCACLEDAELSSLLTDDPVEAQVHMQTLFEIRAETLADYLDSMKPHFTRVLGSKLIKSASPVMDVDATNKSVGIEWAVDHDS, encoded by the exons ATGTCTACACGCATGAGGCACGGGTTACTTGCCGGTGCTTTACAATTCAGATACCATTCAGTTGTACCGGTGAAA aaaggcTCGACGCCATCTAAACCGTCCTCCAGGTCCAAGCAACCAAGCTCTGTGAAGCGGAACAGCAGTCTCCTAAACTTTTTCCAGAAGGCGGACGGCCCGCCGCAAGCCACTTCTCGACAGTCTCGGATTACGCAATTTGCGACGAAAGTAGATCGACCGACAGGTAGTGGGCACAACAGTCCGTCTCTACGGCGGGAAGATAGCTCGAAGAGTAACGGTGGTGGCGGGTTGTTTTTGGATGAGCGGAATGGGAAGAAGTCGGCTTCGCTAGATCCTAGTACGCCCCCGCGGTCCCGGTCACGGACACCTGACGATATATGGggtgaagacgatgggaGCATCGTGGCtccgaaagaggaggaggacagATATAACGAGAATGGGTCAGCGGTCAAGAAGCGTAAGGTCGAGTCAGAGTCTGACTCTCCTCGGACGGAGCAGGTGAAGGATGAGGCCTCTGCGACAACGCCTGCTCCGGCCAAATCTCGACAGGTTAGCGGGCCGTTTATCGATGAGTCTGATAGCGAGGAAGATTTGGCGGCATTTGGGGATTTCAGTGACGAACCAGCCATGTTGAAAAATGCCGAAGCCGTGAAGGACGCAGCGGGGACTGATAATGACCggaaagatgatgatcgaACTTCCGATGTCGCCGTACCACCATTGGTAAGAGAAGCCACGAGCCATTTCGAAGATAATGAACTTGCGAATTTTGACGATCTagaagaggacgaggtcagaggggaaggaggaCTCTTAGATCAGGAAAACGACGACGAAGGACCCGAAGAGACGATATTTGGCTTTGACGACTCGAACGACTCGCCAGCTCCTGAGGAGTGCGAAGTGGATCCTGGCGGCGGCGTGGCAGTATGTCCAATTTGCCAGATTGAGTTGGTAGGCTTGAGTGACGTT GACGTGTCGGTGCATGTCAATGATTGCCTTGATGGGAAGCCTGCCATTGTTttgccgaagccgaagaccGACACATCGGCGAAGGCGCTGACGCGCGCAGAACTCGCTTCCATTGCGAGACCACCACAAAATGATCCATACTCCTCCGGCACATCTAAGTCATCATCCGCTTTCTCGAAGCTTATGGCAGGTAACGCAGAAGATACAGCATGGACAGCCGCGGCCGCCAGTGAGGTTAAGTCTAAGGGCAAGCAGGCATATCAACGAACTTGCCCATTCTATAAGATTATTCCGGGATTCTCAATATGTGTGGACGCTTTTCGTTATGGAGCAGTCGAAGGATGCAATGCCTACTTTTTAAGCCATTACCATAGTGACCATTACATAGGCCTCACGGCCTCTTGGCGCCATGGACCCATATACTGCAGCAAAGCTACTGGCAACTTAGTCCGCCAACAGCTCAAGGTGGACCCGCGTtgggtggtggatttggaaTTCGAGAAAACTACAGAGGTCCCCAATACTGGCGTTCAAGTGACTTTGATCGAGGCCAATCACTGCCCCGGAAGCgccatttttctctttgagaaggccatggGGTCTGGCCAGTCCAAAAGGATCCAACGGGTCCTCCATTGTGGCGATTTCCGCGCATCTCCCACCCATGTGCAACACGCCCTTCTTCGCCCCGAGATAGTGGACTCCGTCACGGGCCAGAAACGGCAGCAAAGGATTGACGTTTGCTACTTGGACACTACTTATCTCAGCCCTAAGTATTCCTTTCCTAGTCAAATCGATGTCATCGAAGCCTGCGCGGAACTCTGTGCTAGCCTTGACCGaggtgaggatgagggtCCTGCGCCGTGGCAGTCAGGGAAGGCGAGTAAAGAAGGCGGGGGCATCATGAGTAAATTTTTCAACTCTGTAACGGGTTCGGGCAAGTCACAGGAGCGATCCTCTCGCCCGCAAGGCCGATTATTGGTCGTCATTGGCACGTATAGTATCGGTAAAGAGCGCATATGTCTAGCCATTGCCCGAGCCTTGAAGAGCAAGATTTATGCCACTGCGGGCAAGCAACGTGTGTGCGCCTGTCTGGAGGATGCCGAGCTTTCTTCGTTGTTGACGGACGACCCCGTGGAGGCTCAAGTGCATATGCAGACGCTGTTCGAGATCCGCGCTGAGACGTTGGCCGACTACCTGGATTCGATGAAGCCGCACTTCACTCGTGTG CTTGGCTCAAAGCTAATCAAGAGTGCCTCACCAGTCATGGACGTGGACGCGACCAACAAAAGCGTGGGTATTGAATGGGCGGTCGATCATGACTCGTGA
- a CDS encoding cytochrome P450 (cytochrome P450) yields MIAELLTPTGAAYVLTAAVIVYYILPYLQLWRLRDIPSPGFAAFSNLWLMLQYRKGNRFVTVDNAHKKYGKLVRIAPRHVSIADDEAIQAIYGHGNGFLKADFYDAFVSIRRGLFNTRDRAEHTRKRKTVSHTFSMKSIGQFEQYIHGNAELFVKQWNRIADTQSNPKTGYATIDALNWFNYLAFDIIGDLAFGAPFGMLEKGQDIAEMRKSPNDKPSYVQAVEVLNRRGEVSATLGACPSLIPWAKYIPDRFFRDGLEAVENLAGIAVARVNERLRPEVMANNTRVDLLARLMEGKDSNGNKLGREELTAEALTQLIAGSDTTSNTSCAILYWCLRTPGVIEKLHKVLDESIPKDVDVPVHAMVKDIPYLQWVIWETMRIHSTSAMGLPREIPAGNPPVTISGHTFYPGDVVSVPTYTIHRSKEIWGPDAEQFVPERWDPKRLTARQKAAFIPFSTGPRACVGRNVAEMELLVIVGTVFRLFDFEIQQDGPMETREGFLRKPLGLMVGMKRRSVAV; encoded by the exons ATGATTGCCGAGCTCCTGACGCCCACTGGCGCAGCGTATGTGCTGACCGCCGCCGTAATCGTCTACTATATCCTGCCGTACCTGCAGCTATGGCGCTTACGCGATATCCCGTCGCCCGGTTTCGCCGCCTTCTCTAACCTGTGGCTGATGCTGCAGTACCGGAAGGGCAACCGCTTCGTCACCGTCGACAACGCTCATAAGAAATATGGCAAACTCGTGCGCATTGCACCCAGACATGTCTCCATTGCCGACGACGAGGCTATTCAGGCGATCTACGGACACGGAAATGGTTTCCTTAAGGC TGACTTCTACGATGCCTTCGTCTCCATCCGCCGCGGTCTCTTCAACACTCGCGACCGTGCCGAACACACTCGTAAGCGCAAGACCGTCAGCCACACCTTCTCCATGAAATCCATCGGTCAATTCGAACAATACATCCACGGCAATGCTGAGCTCTTCGTGAAACAATGGAACCGTATCGCCGATACCCAAAGTAACCCCAAGACCGGCTATGCGACCATCGACGCCCTGAACTGGTTCAACTACCTCgccttcgatatcatcggtGACCTCGCCTTCGGCGCCCCCTTCGGCATGCTCGAGAAGGGCCAGGATATCGCTGAAATGCGCAAGAGCCCGAACGACAAGCCCAGCTATGTGCAGGCCGTTGAGGTCCTGAACCGCCGTGGTGAAGTTTCTGCTACCCTGGGTGCCTGTCCCAGTCTCATTCCCTGGGCAAAATATATCCCCGATCGCTTCTTCAGAGATGGACTCGAGGCTGTGGAGAATCTGGCTGGTATTGCAGTTGCGCGGGTGAATGAACGTCTTCGCCCCGAGGTTATGGCTAACAACACTCGTGTGGATTTGCTGGCTCGTCTTATGGAGGGCAAGGATTCGAACGGAAACAAGCTCGGCCGCGAGGAACTTACGGCGGAGGCGCTCACGCAGCTGATTGCCGGTTCTGACACCACGAGTAACACCTCTTGTGCCATTTTGTACTGGTGTCTGCGCACTCCTGGGGTTATTGAGAAGCTGCACAAGGTGCTCGATGAGTCTATTCCCAAGGACGTGGATGTGCCCGTTCATGCAATGGTTAAGGATATCCCCTA tctcCAATGGGTCATCTGGGAAACAATGCGTATCCACAGCACTTCCGCTATGGGTCTCCCTCGTGAAATCCCCGCCGGTAACCCACCCGTCACTATCTCGGGCCACACCTTCTACCCTGGCGACGTCGTCTCTGTACCCacctacaccatccaccGCTCCAAGGAAATCTGGGGTCCCGATGCCGAGCAGTTCGTCCCCGAGCGCTGGGATCCCAAGCGTCTGACCGCCCGCCAGAAGGCCGCTTTCATCCCCTTCAGTACTGGACCCCGCGCTTGTGTCGGCCGGAACGTCGCGGAGATGGAGTTGCTCGTCATCGTTGGAACTGTCTTCCGGTTGTTTGACTTTGAAATCCAGCAGGATGGACCCATGGAGACGAGGGAGGGATTCCTCCGGAAGCCTTTGGGACTCATGGTTGgaatgaagaggagaagtgTTGCTGTTTAG
- a CDS encoding DUF2461 domain-containing protein (predicted protein), translating to MMPGYKRMESSSPQHARRSRRIANLTGNNGVAAPVKNEDNVADILDETDEDGPSHDTDDDYSSDDEDVENEIDEDGFRAFDKDPEYQKRYIVQDEHTGRVVTIIPHETLRPINGVEYSDYKIHKNTLLYLMDLRANNRRSWFKRHQKEFRRAWKDWETFIETLTPKVIAFDSTIPELPPKDVIFRIYRDVRFSKDKRLYKPSPVRVEGDHMHATIST from the exons ATGATGCCTGGTTACAAGCGTATGGAATCGTCGTCCCCTCAACACGCTCGCCGGTCACGGCGAATTGCCAATTTGACTGGAAACAATGGTGTTGCAGCTCCGGTCAAAAATGAAGATAATGTTGCAGATATCCTGGATGAGACAGACGAGGATGGACCTTCTCATGATACCGACGACGACTATAgttcggatgatgaagatgttgagaacGAGATCGACGAAGATGGGTTCCGTGCCTTCGACAAAGATCCCGAATACCAAAAGCGATATATAGTTCAAGACGAACACACCGGCAGAGTAGTCACTATTATCCCTCACGAGACACTACGCCCCATCAACGGAGTCGAATACTCAGATTACAAGATACATAAGAACACTTTACTCTATCTGATGGACCTCAGAGCCAATAACAGACGGTCTTGGTTCAAGC GCCATCAAAAGGAGTTCAGGCGTGCCTGGAAAGACTGGGAGACGTTTATAGAGACCCTTACACCCAAGGTCATTGCTTTCGACTCTACTATCCCTGAACTACCACCCAAGGACGTCATATTTCGCATATACCGAGATGTTCGCTTTAGCAAAGATAAGAGACTCTACAAG CCTTCTCCCGTACGGGTAGAAGGAGACCATATGCATGCTACTATATCCACCTAG
- a CDS encoding uncharacterized protein (predicted protein), with amino-acid sequence MCHYVLSTARQSPSVAGQAGLLDLRSGSICIDEIDISTISPDQIHGRVIVIPQNMPLLPGSVRFNLTPNSDIDGATSRQPDDIMISALTAVGLWENIQEKGGLDIVESDLSLSSGQQQLFSFARALVQKTLVETRYGTQTHGGIVVLDEANSNVDMETSLLMQNLIKEEFAGCGWTTLVVTHRRETMDFADEVIVLDAGCVGDPVNG; translated from the exons ATGTGTCACTACGTATTGAGCACGGCAAGACAGTCGCCATCTGTGGCCGGACAGGCAG GACTTCTAGACCTCCGTTCCGGCTCAATCTGCATCGACGAAATagacatctccaccatctccccCGACCAGATCCATGGCCGCGTGATAGTTATACCACAGAATATGCCTCTGCTCCCCGGTTCAGTGCGCTTCAATCTTACCCCAAACAGTGATATCGATGGTGCAACGAGCCGCCAACCCGACGATATCATGATATCCGCCCTCACAGCAGTGGGTCTATGGGAGAACATCCAGGAAAAAGGCGGCCTTGACATAGTCGAGAGTGATCTTTCCCTGAGCTCAGGCCAGCAACAGCTATTCAGTTTCGCCCGAGCTCTTGTTCAGAAGACTCTAGTCGAGACTCGGTACGGCACACAGACTCACGGTGGGATCGTGGTGCTCGATGAAGCCAACAGTAACGTCGACATGGAGACTTCTTTGCTCATGCAGAATTTGATAAAGGAGGAATTCGCTGGCTGTGGATGGACTACTCTTGTTGTTACCCACCGTCGTGAGACTATGGATTTTGCGGATGAAGTTATCGTCCTTGATGCTGGGTGTGTTGGCGATCCTGTCAATGGTTAA
- a CDS encoding uncharacterized protein (predicted protein), producing MKGIVHSAHEAPRFSQDITLIDMALPPAVFLTLIVILYCLQKFYLRTSRQLRFLDLEAKSPLYTHFLETLNGLTTIRAFGWVSTFEESNIALLAESQRPYYLLYCIQRWLNLVLDIFVGALAVLLLTFAVTLSDITSPGALGVAMINLLNFNQDLASLIDSWTRMETSLGAISRLRDLENNTPQPIHNKHSNQWSFQRSLDFKQVSASYG from the exons ATGAA GGGTATAGTCCATTCAGCTCACGAAGCACCTAGATTCAGTCAGGATATCACTCTGATCGATATGGCACTACCACCGGCAGTCTTTCTCACACTTATCG TAATTCTCTACTGCCTGCAGAAGTTCTATTTGCGAACCTCCCGTCAGCTCCGGTTTCTGGATTTGGAGGCAAAGTCGCCGCTCTATACGCATTTTCTTGAAACCCTAAACGGACTGACAACCATCCGAGCGTTTGGCTGGGTATCAACCTTCGAGGAATCGAATATCGCATTGCTGGCCGAGTCTCAACGTCCGTACTATCTACTTTACTGTATTCAGCGATGGCTGAATCTAGTCCTTGATATATTTGTGGGCGCTCTAGCAGTTTTACTGCTCACTTTTGCAGTCACTCTGAGCGATATTACAAGCCCTGGTGCCCTCGGAGTTGCCATGATCAACCTGTTGAACTTCAACCAGGATCTGGCAAGTCTTATCGACTCCTGGACAAGGATGGAGACCTCGCTCGGGGCAATCTCTCGCCTGAGAGATCTCGAAAACAACACACCCCAGCCAATCCATAACAAACACTCCAACCAGTGGTCTTTCCAAAGATCCCTCGACTTCAAACAGGTGTCAGCATCGTACGGGTAA
- a CDS encoding uncharacterized protein (predicted protein) produces MLGEIPCSQGLVRRYFKDVAYCDQVPWLRNITIRQNIIGDSSYSFNEKLYDSVIEACALKTDFSQLPEGDQTIVGSNGVTLSGGQKQRITLLRPTVSLRRLTVMVNTEPSSDLEPVKKPIRPPMDHIIRRNKEVDATRQSGDTAVYAYYLRAVGWRDSIFLLILGAVSVFCDKFPSRSLIYNQ; encoded by the exons ATGCTCGGAGAGATACCATGTAGCCAAGGGCTGGTCCGGAGGTATTTCAAAGACGTGGCATACTGTGATCAAGTCCCGTGGTTACGCAACATAACAATCCGACAAAACATCATCGGCGACTCGAGCTATTCGTTCAATGAGAAACTCTACGACTCGGTTATCGAAGCATGTGCCTTGAAGACAGATTTCTCTCAGCTTCCTGAAGGCGATCAAACCATTGTTGGCTCTAACGGTGTGACCTTGAGTGGCGGCCAAAAGCAACGTATA ACTCTACTACGACCAACCGTATCTTTGAGAAG GTTGACTGTGATGGTGAATA CGGAGCCATCCTCAGACCTGGAGCCAGTGAAGAAACCCATCCGTCCTCCAATGGATCATATTATTCGGCgaaacaaagaagtcgaTGCTACACGACAATCTGGAGACACCGCAGTTTATGCGTATTACCTCCGGGCTGTTGGATGGCGAGACAgcatttttcttctcatacTAGGCGCTGTGAGCGTCTTTTGCGACAAATTTCCAAGTAGGAGCCTCATTTACAATCAATAA
- a CDS encoding uncharacterized protein (predicted protein): MIRGSLVVIIFRKTLALDCGNNSDNSASVTLMSTDIDGIASAFDSVHDIWACPIEIALGLWLLERHVGVACIAPALTALGFLALPMLLVLVLTKVLVFFLASLYLARFMGRGRREWNQAVQKRITNTSSFLSLMKEVKMLGLTDAVSTRIQRLRAIELDLSKKFRVMTAWTSFLCE; encoded by the coding sequence ATGATCCGTGGATCCTTGGTAGTGATCATATTCCGCAAGACGTTGGCTCTGGACTGTGGTAACAATTCTGATAACTCAGCCTCAGTGACACTGATGAGCACAGACATCGACGGGATAGCATCAGCCTTTGATTCCGTTCATGATATATGGGCCTGCCCAATAGAGATAGCGCTTGGCTTGTGGCTGCTTGAGCGACATGTCGGAGTAGCCTGCATTGCCCCAGCCTTAACAGCTTTAGGTTTTCTTGCCTTACCCATGCTTTTGGTGTTGGTTCTGACTAAGGTTCTAGTATTCTTCCTTGCAAGTCTATATCTCGCCCGCTTCATGGGACGTGGACGTCGCGAGTGGAACCAGGCGGTTCAGAAGAGAATCACCAATACCTCTTCATTCCTCAGCCTgatgaaggaggtgaagatgCTGGGCTTGACAGACGCAGTATCTACACGTATACAGCGTCTCCGAGCCATTGAGCTTGATCTATCAAAGAAATTCCGTGTAATGACCGCTTGGACCAGTTTCCTGTGTGAGTGA